The genomic segment ACTACTGGCAGAGTTCTTTTGATGCTGTATGCAACAATACCATAAATctgttttttccttccttttttccttAATTAGTACCACTAAGAAGTTTGGACTAAAAGTGGTGTTGGGAATTTAATGCCTCCCATTATTATCTAGTTAGATGACACCTTATTTAAGATTGATAGTAACCTTCCCTCTTGAATGTTTCAATTGCAGCTTCCTCCGGAATGGACAGATCAATTTGAGTCTGGTATTCAGGTCAGCACCAGAAGAGTTTCATTGTACAGTTATTAGgctcatatagttttttttttccaattaatttttCCCATGTCCAGTACTTAGATTTTGTTCCACATGTATGTTGACCAGACCATTGCTGTCATACAAGCTGGCCATGGCCTTCTGCAACTGGGCTCCAGCAAGATTGTGagttctaatatttttctattattaatacTTGTcatctaatttcttttttctttttaacaattaatttcgaaaactaatttttcttaaaaatcttTCTTGATTACCCTTTTCACATTTGCACAGTAGCTATTATTTACTTAATGGAAAAGTTTGATCTCATGAGGGCATCGTCATTCATATGTTCAGATACCTGAAGACCTTCATTTTGTACTAAGAATGAGGCATGCATTTGAATCTCTGGGCTACCAATCTGGTTCTTACCAGCTCTTTTCATCAACCAGAAacatttcctcttcttcttcattaccTACTAAGCAATCTGCAATTCCATCCCACCCACCACCGCCACTTTTCAACTGGAGTCAAAGGCCACTTCCATCTGCTGCTTCTTTGCTGTCTTCACCGAATTTTCAAAACCATGCAGCTAGACTTggatttccacaagccaaagatgAACCCCATATGTTTACCCTTCCCCATTCATCCGAAACCCGAGTGGAAGAGATTATGGGAGAGCATGAAAATGACATCAAATGGCCTAATGGGCTGTCTTTCTTCAATGCTCTCACTGGAAGGGCAGACAATGCCAAGCTTTTGTTTAGCCCTGAGAGCTTAGGAAACAAAGGAGACCAGAATCACCGACCTCGTATCCTTGAAGGGAAGAGTCCATATCCAAATTCAAATGCTTCAAATATGAATAATTCTGATGTCATGAACCCCAATGAGTTCTTGAGTTTGGATAGCCATCCAGATAGTGCAAGGAAAATGGAAAACAAGTACAAAAGGAGCTTCACTTTTCCTGCAAGAATGACTTCGTCATCTTCTTCGACATCTATTGATCATCATCAGCACCAATCTGTGGATTACCGGAACCCTGAAGCTGGGGTGTATTCAGACATCATGGAGACTTTCTTGGAGTGAAATCGACAAGACTTGTATTAGAAGGATAAAGGATGAGAACTTGTATCTAGGAAAACAAAAGGGCCTTCATGCTCCTTTAGTACTGGGATTTTAGAGTTTGTTTTATTATGCCCTTATACTCTCTGTTTCTGCTATTTAATTCTCAGAACTTCCCAATCATTTGTAGTTAATCGTAACACAAGTAATCATTCGGCTTGCCATGTTATGTCAAGGCCTAAAGCAAAGTGTTGAACGAGCGTCTCCATCCTCTTAACTAAATCGTCGGGCAGGTTTGGACTGATCAGCTAGCTTAGTTATCCAACTTTCTGGGGAGAGGAGAGCCAATATTTTTGTTGGGTTTGGGTCCTTGAGACTTTAGGAGGTTGCCTTGTGTGAAAGCTTTAGGATTAATTGAACGTGTAATTCACAGTAGTAGCAGAAGGCAAGCAGAGTTGAAGGCCATCGGCCAAGTTAGGGACATGAACTTCAGTCTATCTTTGATGCAatgcaacaaaataaagataataaaaagaaagaaagaaggataaATAGCAGTCCGAGTGGAGTTTCATATCATGATTGTTATTGTGCATCACTAAGCTTTAGGCCAACTCTAATCTGTCTTCGTTGCATTTATGCTTCTTTTTCAACGGAATCCTAAAATTTCGTAGTGTCATAAATCCTCTTAACTAAATCGTCGGGCAGGTTTGGACTGATCAGCTAGCTTAGTTATCCAACTTTCTGGGGAGAGGAGAGCCAATATTTTTGTTGGGTTTGGGTCCTTGAGACTTTAGGAGGTTGCCTTGTGTGAAAGCTTTAGGATTAATTGAACGTGTAATTCACAGTAGTAGCAGAAGGCAAGCAGAGTTGAAGGCCATCGGCCAAGTTAGGGACATGAACTTCAGTCTATCTTTGATGCAatgcaacaaaataaagataataaaaagaaagaaagaaggataaATAGCAGTCCGAGTGGAGTTTCATATCATGATTGTTATTGTGCATCACTAAGCTTTAGGCCAACTCTAATCTGTCTTCGTTGCATTTATGCTTCTTTTTCAACGGAATCCTAAAATTTCGTAGTGTCATAAATCCTCTTAACTAAATCGTCGGGCAGGTTTGGACTGATCAGCTAGCTTAGTTATCCAACTTTCTGGGGAGAGGAGAGCCAATATTTTTGTTGGGTTTGGGTCCTTGAGACTTTAGGAGGTTGCCTTGTGTGAAAGCTTTAGGATTAATTGAACGTGTAATTCACAGTAGTAGCAGAAGGCAAGCAGAGTTGAAGGCCATCGGCCAAGTTAGGGACATGAACTTCAGTCTATCTTTGATGCAatgcaacaaaataaagataataaaaagaaagaaagaaggataaATAGCAGTCCGAGTGGAGTTTCATATCATGATTGTTATTGTGCATCACTAAGCTTTAGGCCAACTCTAATCTGTCTTCGTTGCATTTATGCTTCTTTTTCAACGGAATCCTAAAATTTCGTAGTGTCATAAATCAGTCACTCTCTTAGTTATATTTTTGAGGTTACAagcatgtttttgaaaaatttgaattatatttttttttgaaaaatttgtagGAGTAGACAGCGTCTTGGATTTGGTGACCCATCAGCAGGAATAGAGTTGCATGTGCTAATTAAGGAGAAGCGTCGTTCATTTATAATGGCATGCTAGGCTGTAGGGTCTGCGAGAAATCAAGAAGTTATGCAAGGGTCCACCTGATCGTCGTGTTAGCAGCTTCGTCAAATTTAACTCTCTTGTCGAAGATTGTATATTAGCAGTCAAGATGAAAACACTTCTCCTCGTATGGATCGTTAGGTGTCCTCAGTTGCTCCTCCAAACTCAACACGCATGGCAGCTTTCTTCATCGCTCTACTCGCACTGGTATTGGTGGTATCCTTCGTAATGAAATTGTTAGGGTTACTTGGACTTAGGCTTGTAATTGCTTGGGAATCAGGTTTTCGGCAAGTTATAACGGAGCCGGATTCTCTTGAGGCAGTGCGTGCTATCTC from the Populus nigra chromosome 9, ddPopNigr1.1, whole genome shotgun sequence genome contains:
- the LOC133703301 gene encoding protein RICE SALT SENSITIVE 3 isoform X1 — encoded protein: MVGSGGADRSKEAVGMMALHEALRSVCLNSDWTYSVFWTIRPRPCVSRVRSGNGCKVGDDNGSLMLMWEDGFCRGRVGDCLEEIDGEDPVRKAFSKMSIQLYNYGEGLMGKVASDKCHKWVFKEPTECEPNISNYWQSSFDALPPEWTDQFESGIQTIAVIQAGHGLLQLGSSKIIPEDLHFVLRMRHAFESLGYQSGSYQLFSSTRNISSSSSLPTKQSAIPSHPPPPLFNWSQRPLPSAASLLSSPNFQNHAARLGFPQAKDEPHMFTLPHSSETRVEEIMGEHENDIKWPNGLSFFNALTGRADNAKLLFSPESLGNKGDQNHRPRILEGKSPYPNSNASNMNNSDVMNPNEFLSLDSHPDSARKMENKYKRSFTFPARMTSSSSSTSIDHHQHQSVDYRNPEAGVYSDIMETFLE
- the LOC133703301 gene encoding protein RICE SALT SENSITIVE 3 isoform X2; translation: MVGSGGADRSKEAVGMMALHEALRSVCLNSDWTYSVFWTIRPRPRVRSGNGCKVGDDNGSLMLMWEDGFCRGRVGDCLEEIDGEDPVRKAFSKMSIQLYNYGEGLMGKVASDKCHKWVFKEPTECEPNISNYWQSSFDALPPEWTDQFESGIQTIAVIQAGHGLLQLGSSKIIPEDLHFVLRMRHAFESLGYQSGSYQLFSSTRNISSSSSLPTKQSAIPSHPPPPLFNWSQRPLPSAASLLSSPNFQNHAARLGFPQAKDEPHMFTLPHSSETRVEEIMGEHENDIKWPNGLSFFNALTGRADNAKLLFSPESLGNKGDQNHRPRILEGKSPYPNSNASNMNNSDVMNPNEFLSLDSHPDSARKMENKYKRSFTFPARMTSSSSSTSIDHHQHQSVDYRNPEAGVYSDIMETFLE
- the LOC133703301 gene encoding protein RICE SALT SENSITIVE 3 isoform X3; the encoded protein is MLMWEDGFCRGRVGDCLEEIDGEDPVRKAFSKMSIQLYNYGEGLMGKVASDKCHKWVFKEPTECEPNISNYWQSSFDALPPEWTDQFESGIQTIAVIQAGHGLLQLGSSKIIPEDLHFVLRMRHAFESLGYQSGSYQLFSSTRNISSSSSLPTKQSAIPSHPPPPLFNWSQRPLPSAASLLSSPNFQNHAARLGFPQAKDEPHMFTLPHSSETRVEEIMGEHENDIKWPNGLSFFNALTGRADNAKLLFSPESLGNKGDQNHRPRILEGKSPYPNSNASNMNNSDVMNPNEFLSLDSHPDSARKMENKYKRSFTFPARMTSSSSSTSIDHHQHQSVDYRNPEAGVYSDIMETFLE